The Micropterus dolomieu isolate WLL.071019.BEF.003 ecotype Adirondacks linkage group LG22, ASM2129224v1, whole genome shotgun sequence genome contains a region encoding:
- the morf4l1 gene encoding mortality factor 4-like protein 1, which translates to MAPKQDPKPKFQEGERVLCFHGPLLYEAKCVKISIKDKQIKYFIHYSGWNKNWDEWVPESRVLKYVDSNLQKQKELQRANQDHYVEGRMRGAAPNKKIPAAPQKNDVKNKKNKQKPPGAGEGTSSGGDPTHPPRKKRARVDPTVESEETFINRVEVKVKIPEELKPWLVDDWDLITRQKQLFHLPAKKNVDAVLEDYANYKKSRGNSDSKEFAVNEVVAGVREYFNVMLGTQLLYKFERPQYADILANHPDTSMSQIYGAPHLLRLFVRIGAMLAYTPLDEKSLALLLSYLQDFLKYLVKNSASLFNASDYEVAPPEYHRKAV; encoded by the exons ATGGCGCCAAAACAGGACCCGAAACCTAAATTTCAAGAAG GTGAAAgagtgctgtgttttcacgGGCCATTGCTCTACGAAGCTAAG TGTGTTAAAATAAGCATCAaggacaaacaaataaaatactttattcattaCAGTGGGTGGAATAAGAA CTGGGACGAATGGGTTCCTGAAAGCAGAGTGCTTAAGTATGTGGACAGTAAtctgcagaaacagaaagagcTTCAGAGGGCCAATCA agaCCATTATGTAGAAGGAAGAATGAGGGGTGCTGCGCCAAATAAGAAGATACCTGCTGCACCGCAGAAAAATGATGT gaaaaacaaaaagaacaaacaaaagc CTCCTGGTGCAGGAGAAGGCACTAGTTCAGGAGGAGACCCAACCCACCCTCCACGAAAGAAGAGGGCACGTGTTGACCCAACTGTTGAAAGT GAGGAGACTTTCATAAATCGCGTGGAGGTTAAAGTAAAAATCCCTGAAGAGCTGAAACCCTGGCTTGTGGATGACTGGGACCTGATTACAAGGCAAAAACAG CTTTTCCACCTACCTGCCAAAAAGAACGTTGATGCAGTCCTTGAAGATTATGCAAACTACAAGAAATCAAGAGGAAACTCTGACAGcaa GGAGTTTGCTGTGAACGAGGTGGTCGCTGGGGTTCGGGAATATTTCAACGTCATGCTGGGGACGCAACTTCTTTACAAATTTGAGAGACCGCAGTACGCAGACATCCTGGCCAACCACCCAGATACATCTATGTCTCAGATCTACGGTGCCCCTCACCTACTCAGACTCTTTG TGAGAATTGGAGCCATGCTGGCGTACACTCCCCTGGATGAGAAGAGCCTTGCACTGCTGCTCAGTTATCTACAAGATTTCCTCAA GTATCTTGTAAAGAACTCTGCATCGCTCTTCAATGCAAGCGACTATGAAGTTGCCCCTCCAGAGTACCACCGCAAGGCAGTTTAA